The DNA window ATCGGTCCAGTAGCCGCGATATTGCGGACCCGACAGGCTACTCATCTCGTTGCCGATGGCGAAGGTCTCCACGCCACCGGCCTGCGCGATGGTGGCGAGATGCACGATTTCGGCCTCGTAGGAAGCAAAAAAAGCGCTGACGTCGGTCGGCGCCATGCTGGAGGTCGGAGTTCCGTCCAGCGGGGAGATCGCGGCCTTAAAGACCACCGATAGCCCCGCGGCATGCGCGGCCTGAAAGCCTGCCAGCAGACTTGCGTCACTTTCGGTTTTGGCAGGGTCGGCGATGACGGTGTCGGTAGTTCCGCTCTGGGTCCAGATACGGGCCGTCAGCTCGATCGAATTCGAACCCAGCGCCGCAATTGTGTGAAATGCCTGATCGGCCGACGCGCTGGAGAATTGCCCGTTCCACTCCGACAACGCGCCGAAGCCCTGAACCTCGAAGATATTTGCCACACCTGATCTCCGTCCATGTCCGACGGAAATCGGTCCGTCTTTGTCTGACGGTCGTCCCGATGCATTACGTTCTTCTTAAGAGAGGATCTGTTGCGCGCGAAAATTTCAGAGTCGTCTCAAATCCGCAAAATGCGCGCACCAAAGTTGTTCCGTATTCGGAACACGCAACATATTCCAGGCGCAAACAAGCCGCGAATCCGATCGCGTTCCGACAACGCGAACGGCACTCCATCTTGAAGCGCCGACGCGTGATGAAACTGCCGTTTGCTTCAGGCCAGCGCCTTCAGCGCCGCCCTGCCCGCATATTTCGCCTGCGTGCCCAGTTCCTGCTCGATGCGCAGCAGTTGATTGTACTTGGCGGTACGGTCGGAGCGTGCCAGCGAGCCGGTTTTGATCTGGCCGCAATTGGTGGCCACCGCGAGATCGGCGATAGTGGAATCCTCGGTCTCGCCGGAGCGGTGCGACATCACCGCCGTATAGCCGGCCTTGTAGGCCATCTCGACCGCGCTCAGCGTCTCTGTCAGCGTGCCGATCTGGTTGACCTTGACCAGGATGGAGTTGGCGCGGCCATTCTTGATGCCGTCGGCGAGCCGGGTCACGTTGGTGACGAATAGATCGTCGCCGACCAGTTGGCATTTACTGCCGATGAGGTCGGTCAGTTCCTTCCAGCCGTCCATATCGTCTTCGGACATGCCGTCTTCGATCGAGACGATCGGATAACGGGACGCGAGATCGGAGAGATATTTCGCTTGTTCGGACCTCGATCGGGTCTTGTTCTCACCGCCATAGACGTAGGCGCCGTCCTTGAAGAATTCGGTGGCGGCGCAATCCAGCGCCAGCATGACGTCGCCGCCGGCCTTGTAGCCGGCCTTGCCGATCGCGGCCATGACGAACTCGAGCGCGGCATCTGCCGACGGCAGGTTGGGTGCAAAACCGCCTTCGTCGCCGACATTGGTATTGTGGCCGGCCTTCTTCAGTTCCGATCGCAGGGTGTGGAAGATTTCCGAGCCGCAGCGCAGCGCCTCGGCGAAAGTCGGCGCGCCGACCGGCATGATCATGAATTCCTGGAAATCGATCGGATTGTCGGCGTGCACGCCACCATTGATGATGTTCATCATCGGCACCGGCAGCGTCCGCGCCGAGGTGCCGCCGATATAGCGATACAGCGGCATATCAAAGGATTCCGCCGCGGCCTTGGCGCAAGCGAGCGAAACGCCGAGAATCGCATTGGCGCCGAGGCGGCCCTTGTTGGGCGTGCCGTCGAGATCGATCATGACCTGGTCGATCTGAACCTGCTGTTCGACCGCCATGTCGCTCAATGCGTCGAAGATTTCGCCGTTTACGGCGTCGACGGCCTTCAGCACCCCCTTGCCGAGGTAGCGCGCCTTGTCGCCGTCGCGCAGTTCGACCGCCTCATGGGCGCCGGTGGAGGCGCCCGAGGGCACCGCCGCGCGCCCGATCGAACCGTCTTCCAACACTACATCAACCTCAACCGTGGGATTGCCGCGGCTGTCGAGAATTTCGCGGCCGATGATGTCGACGATGGCGGTCATGGGTGCCTCTTTTGAAAATGCCGGGAATTTACTGGTTCGCGTTGCTTCTACAGTAACGCATCAGGGCGGAAAAGGCCGCGGCTTCGCGTGACGTTGATGTCACAATTGGCTAATAACGCGGCAGCGGAGATCATCATGTCGAAAACGCCTGCCAAAGCCTCGAAACCGAAAGTCCTGCAGCTCGGCCGCGCCGTGGAATGGCCCCATACGCCCGAAGAGGCTCAGATCGACCGGGTGCCTAATCCGCAGCGGGATACGAACTACGTGGTGCGATTCACCGCGCCGGAATTCACCTCGCTCTGCCCGGTGACCGGCCAGCCGGATTTTGCTCATCTCGTGATCGACTATGTGCCGGGGCAATGGCTGCTGGAATCGAAATCCCTGAAACTGTTTGTCGCGAGCTTCCGTAACCACGGGGCGTTCCATGAAGACTGCACGGTGGCGATCGGCAAAAGGATATCGGCGGAAATCAAGCCGAAATGGTTGCGCATCGGCGGTTACTGGTATCCGCGCGGCGGCATTCCGATCGACGTGTTCTGGCAGACCGGCAAATTGCCGAAAGGCATGTGGATCCCGGATCAGGGTGTCGCGCCGTACCGCGGGCGGGGCTAAGGTTGAACGTTTGGCAGCATTGCCGCGTCCTTGGCTCTCGTTGGCCGCAGCAGCCGCGCGCAAGCCAGACCGAGCGCGACCATCACGGCCGCAGCCGTCAGCAAGGTCGAAATCTTGCCGACATTCTGGATGCCAAACCCGTAGGCGATCGGACCTACGGTCTGGCCCATGAAAAAGAAGAAGGAGTGCAGCGACAGCGCAGTGGCGCGGGCTTCCACCGATAGTTCGCTGGCGAACACCTGCATGCATCCATGGATCATGTAAAAGCCCCAGCCCATGAACAGCAAGCTGAGGGTCTGGATTTTCCAGCCCGGCCCGAACGCGATGATAACGAGTTGCAGGCCGACCAGCGACGCGCCTGATATCATCATGCCGTTGACGCCAAGGCGCGGCAGGAACCGCGATACCGTCATGGTGTAGAACAAGCCGCCGACCGCAAAGCCCGCGATCGCGATCCCCGCGATCGTCAGGCTGGTTTCGCCGACATCGAACAGGAATGCCGCGAGATACGGAAACAATCCGAGCACGCAACAGCCTTCGATGAATACCGCGGCAAAGCAGAGCGCGTTCCGATTGGTGAAGATGGTGCGATAGCCGTGCCGGAGCATGCCGAGGTCCATCTTGACCGGCGTGCGCTTCAAGGCTTCGCCGCGGAAGCCCGATGTCACGGCAACCGACGCCACCACCGCCAGCGTGCCGAGCACGGCGAGCACGCCGCGCCAGCCTAGCAAATCGCCGATAATGCCCGACGCGGAGGCGCCGAGCAGATTGCCGGTCATGGAGCCCGCCAGCGTTCGTCCGATCGCGACTTGCCGCTTCTCGGGACCCACCAGATCGCTGGTCAAGCCCAGCGCGATCGGAAATACGCCGCCGGAGCCGATGCCGGCGAGAATCCGGGACGCAAACAGAAGCGAGAACGACGTCGACATCGCGCCGAGGACGTTGGCCAACCCAAGCAGCACCAGGCAACCGATCATCAACCGCGCCTTGCCGAACAGATCCGCGGCCGCGCCCAGCACCGGCTGCACGATCGCAAAGGTGAAGGCGAACACCGACGCGAACCCCGCTGCGGTGGCGATGCTGACGCGGAAATCGCTGGCGACATACGGCAGCACCGGATCGAGCGCGCGCGCCGACAGGCTCGCAGCGAAGGTCGCAAGCGCAATGATGTTGAGAGCCGGCGGCATGCGCTGCTGATGCGGCCGCAGTCCACCTTGCCGCATCAACGCGCTGCGTTCTTTTCGAGACTCTTGGCGAGCGCGTCGAACGCCATCAGCGTCCGCAGCAAACCTTCGAATTCGCGCAGCGGCACCATGTTGGGGCCGTCGGACGGCGCATGATCGGGATCGGGATGGGTTTCGATGAACACGCCGGCTACACCCACCGCGACCGCGGCCCGCGCCAGCACGGGAACAAATTCGCGCTCGCCGCCGGACGAAGTGCCCTTGCCGCCCGGCTGCTGCACCGAATGGGTGGCGTCGAATACGACCGGCGCGCCGGTGGTGCGCGCCAGGATCGGCAGTGCCCGCATGTCCGACACCAGCGTGTTGTAGCCGAACGAGGCGCCACGCTCGGTGACCAGCACATTTGGATTGCCGGCGCCGGTGATCTTGGCGACGACATTGGCCATGTCCCACGGCGCCAGAAACTGGCCCTTCTTGACGTTGACGACCTTGCCGGTCGCAGCCGCCGCCAGCAGCAGGTCAGTCTGCCGGCACAGGAACGCCGGGATCTGCAGCACGTCGACCGCCTGCGCCACCTCGGCGCATTGCGAGACCTCATGGACGTCCGTGAGAACCGGCAAGCCCAGTGACGAGCGAATCTCGGCAAAGATCGGCAGCGCCTGAGCCAGGCCGATGCCGCGCGCTGCGGACACGCTGGTGCGATTGGCCTTGTCGAAGGAGGTCTTGTAGACGAGGCCAATCCTGAGCCGTTCCGCGATCTCCTTCAGCGCGGAGGCGACTTCGAGCGCGTGCGCGCGGCTTTCGAGCTGGCACGGACCGGCGATGATCGAAATCGGCAAATCATTGCCGAATTTGACCGATCCGGCGGCAGTGACGGGCGCAGCTGAAATGTTGGCGTTCAAGGCATTGTCCTTTTCCCGGCACGACCATGCCGGGCAGCGTCGACCGGATCAACCCTGTTTGGGGGGCTCGAATATCAGGGTTGCGCCATGGGCGAAATCCGGCGGGATGACGAGGCGTCCGGCATGCCGTTGCGAGGCAATTTCGTTCTGCCGATGCAGAGCTTCGACCGGCGCGATGTCTGCGACCTCGAAGCGCAGCGCAGGGAGCGTCATCCCCTCGCCTGCTACCTCGGGCGAAATGCCGAACTGGCCGCGAAACGCGACCTGCTCCATGATTTCGATGTCGCCGTTTTCCGTGCGCGCCTTGACACCGATCGAGCTCGAATTCAGGTCGGTGACGCCGGTAAACGCCTTCAGAAAGATATGATGATCGGCGGGATTGTCGGCGACCATGACCGCGCCGGGCACGGCTTTGGTGCCGTTGGCGTGGGTCTGGAAGGCCGGGTCCCAGAAATTTTCCGGGAAATGATGCTGGCACACTGCAAAGCGCAAATTCGGCGATGCCGGGTCTGAGGCAAAAGCCAGCGAGAACGCGAGCTTGACCGGCGTGCCGTCCGGCTTTGTCCCTTCGCGGCCGAAATCGAACACCTTGAAGCCGCCGATGCCGGCCGCCTCGAACGAACGTGCGTCGTCGGCCGCGTTGCTGCTGTTGAGGATCAGCATCGAGAATCCCTCGCGGTGAGCGAGAAAATCCTGGTTGAAGGCGCCGAACGAAAACGAGCGCGCGCCGTGCGGCACGATCTTCTCGGGTTCGGCGACTTCAAGAATTTCGATGTAGCAACGCTTCAACTGCACAATGCGGTTGTGGGTGCCCCATGCATGGCGGTTGCGCGCGCCGATGGTGAAGCCGGCGCGGCGATAGAATTCCGCCGCCGCGTCGAGATCGCGGACGGCGTGCACGATATGGTCAAGACCGTGAGGCATCGGGCGAGACCGGAGCCATCCAACTGCCGTTCACTTCACCGATGAGAATGAAGTCGGCACCAGCAGCTGATTGACGATGTTGCCGACGATCTGGCCGTCCTCCTCGGTTTTTGCGCGCGCCGAGATCCAGTCGGGATCGCTCTGGAATGCGTTCCATTTCTTTTCGCGCTCGGCCAGCGACTCCCAGGCCAGCATATAGGTCAGTTCCTGATTGGATTCGCCGACCAGGGTGGTGAAGAAGCCGGCCTGCCGGATACCGTGCTTTTCCCACAGTTTCAGTGTGATGGTCTCAAAGCGCTTCATCAGCGCCGGCAGACGGCCCGGCAGACAGCGATAGACGCGGGTTTCGTAAATCATGATTTCCTCCATTTTCTTGCGCGGCGTTTATAGCGGCTGGCTGGGGAATTGTCTTGGCCGGATCAAGCACGCCCTGCGGCGTGAAGCGCATGACTAACCGTCATCGTCATCGCGGAGGGCAACGACAGACTCACAACGATCAAGGCCGGCCAGCAGTTCTATACCAGCCGGCTCTGCACCACCGCCGCCTGCACGAACGACGCGAACAGCGGATGCGGTTCAAACGGACGTGATTTCAGTTCGGGATGGAATTGCACCCCGATGAACCAGGGATGGTCCTCGTATTCGACGATCTCCGGCAGCACGCCATCGGGTGACAGGCCCGAAAAACGCAGGCCGTGCTGCTCGAGCCGGTCCTTGTAGGCGGTATTGACCTCATAGCGGTGGCGGTGGCGCTCCGAAATCTCGGTGGCGCCGCGATACACCTCCGACACCCGGCTGCCGCGCTTGAGCACCGCGGGATAGGCGCCAAGGCGCATGGTGCCGCCGAGATCTCCGGCCTTTGTTCGTTTCTCCAGCTCATTGCCGCGCAACCATTCCGTCATCAGGCCAACCAGCGGTTCCCGTGTCGGCCCAAACTCGGTGGAATTCGCCTCCTCGATGCCGACCAGATTGCGTGCGGCCTCGATCACCGCCATCTGCATCCCGAAGCAGATGCCGAAATAGGGCACGTTCCGCTCGCGGGCGAACTGTGCCGCACGGATCTTGCCTTCCGCGCCGCGCTGGCCGAAGCCGCCGGGGACCAGGATGCCGTTGACGTGTTCGAGGAACGGCGCGGGATCCTCGTTCTCGAATACCTCGCTCTCGATCCAGTCGAGATTGACCTTCACCTTGTTGGCGATGCCGCCATGCGACAACGCCTCGATCAGCGATTTGTAGGCGTCCTTCATGCCGGTGTATTTTCCGACGATGGCGATGGTCACCGCGCCCTCGGGATTGTGCACCCGCTCGTTAATGACGTGCCAGCTTTGCAACGCCGGTGGCACTTTCGGCACGACGCCGAATGCCGCGAGCACCTCGTCGTCGAGCCCGGCGGCGTGATAGGCCTCGGGCACCGCGTAGATGTTGTCGACGTCGCGCGCCTCGATGACGGCGCTTTCGCGCACATTGCAAAACAGGCCGAGCTTGCGTCGTTCCTCCTTCGGGATTGGCCGGTCGGTGCGGCACAACAGGATATCCGGCTGGATGCCGATCGAGCGCAACTCCTTGACCGAGTGCTGGGTCGGCTTTGTCTTTAGTTCGCCCGCACTGGGGATGAAGGGCAATAACGTCAGATGAATATAGATGGCATGATCGCGCGGCAGATCGTTCTTGATCTGCCGGATCGCCTCGAAGAACGGCAGGCCCTCGATGTCTCCGACGGTGCCGCCGATTTCGCACAACACGAAGTCGAACTCGTCGTTGCTGTCGAGGATGAAATCCTTGATCGCATTGGTGACGTGCGGGATCACCTGGATGGTGGCGCCGAGATAATCGCCGCGCCGCTCCTTGGTGAGAATGTCCTGGTAGATGCGACCGGTGGTGATGTTGTCGGCCTTGGTGGCGGGACGCCCCGTGAAGCGCTCATAGTGACCGAGGTCGAGATCGGTCTCGGCGCCATCGTCGGTCACGAACACTTCGCCGTGCTGGTATGGCGACATCGTTCCGGGGTCAAGATTGAGATAGGGGTCGAGCTTGCGAAGCCGAACCTTGTAGCCCCGCGCCTGCAGCAGGGCACCGAGCGCCGCTGAAGCCAGACCTTTTCCGAGCGAGGAAACCACGCCGCCGGTGATGAAGATATACCGCGCCATGGGGCTTAACCTTTAAGGCTGCCGGCGCGATTCGCCAAAACGAATCGCAAGCCGCAACAAACATTTTGCCAGGCTGTGGGTGGCCTGAAATTTAAAGTATTATCAGTGCGTTGATGGGGGGTTCTGATGCAAGGCGGTAGCTGCCGTCTTGCATGGCCACCCTGCTTTATTGCGAACGCGGCGCTTGCGGGCCCGATGGGGCCGGCTGGTTCTGCTGCTGCTCGTCGGACTTCTTCAGCGAGTCAAGCAGGCCACCGCTGGTCGGCGGAGCAACCGGCGTTGCCCCATTTGCCGGCTGCGACTGCGTGGCCGGAATGATCGAACTCGGCTTGCGGTCGTAGCTCGCAAGCCAGGACAGGAACAGGCTGGTCGCGAAGAAGCCGACCGCGAGCACGGCCGTCGTGCGTGTCAGCAGATTGGCGGTGCCGCGGCTCGACATGAACCCGGCGCCGCCGCCGACGCCCAGGCCGCCGCCTTCGGATTTCTGCAGCAATACGGTTGCGATCAGCGTCGCAACGATCATCAGGTGGACTACGATAATGACAGTCTGCATCTCTACCTTCCGTCACAATCCCAAAACACGGGCGTCCGGCTGCACATGGGGCTTGCGGGGTTTGAAGTGGCGCGGTGTTACACGATCGGACGGGGCATTGTCACCCCCGGGATCAGCTTGCCGTTAGTTAGGAACAATTCCCCGCAATCGCAAGGAAATCGGCCGCTTTCAGGCTGGCGCCCCCGACCAGCGCGCCATTGACGTTGGCGACCGCCATCAATTCAGCGGCGTTCGAGGGTTTTACCGAGCCGCCATAGAGGATGCGGGTTTTAGCGCCCTCGGCCCTAAATCGCGCGACCAGGAGTTCACGGATAAACGCATGAATTTGCTCGACATCGGCGACCGTCGGGGTCAGGCCGGTGCCGATCGCCCACACCGGCTCATAGGCCACCACCAGATTGTCGGCCTTGGCCCGATCCGGCAGGGACAACTTGAGCTGTCCGGCGCAAATATCGAGGGTTTGCCCGGCATCGCGCTGGTGCTGGGTCTCGCCGATGCAGACGATCGCGGTCAGCCCGGCGCGCCACACCGCTTCGGCCTTCTGGCGAACCAGCACGTCGCTCTCGCCGTGATCGGCACGCCGCTCGGAGTGGCCGACAATGATGGCGCTGGCGCCGGCATCCGCCAGCATTTCGGCCGAAATATCGCCGGTATGGGCGCCGGACGGCTTGGGGTGGCAATCCTGGGCGCCGATCGCGAGAATCTTGGAGCCGCGCGCCTTCTCGCCGAAGGCGGCAATCAGGGTCGCCGGCGGGCAAACCAGCAGGTCGGCTCTGCCAGCAACCGCAGGCGCCCCGGCAAGCATGGCCTCGAATTCGGCCGTGGAGGACCTGAGGCCGTTCATTTTCCAGTTGCCGGCGATCAGCGGCCGGATGGTGTTGGTCATGGCAGGCTTCCCATGAAGATTGGCTCAATCATGCGCTAGCAGAGCACGGCGCCCAGTGCCAGATACCGCCCGCGCAATCGTCACGCCGCTAACCGCTTCACTTCGCCCCACCTGCGGACCTCGCTGGCTCGCCCCGCCAAGGTTGCGACAAGGCGGCTGCCACTTTATGATGCTTTATCAACTCGGTGACGCCCTTTTGCGGTATCCGCCCTAGGCGCGACCCGGTTCCCTCCTGCAAACAAGTTGGACCCATGCTTCGAGGAATGCGCAAAGCCTCATCAAACTGGCTCGGCAAGACCATAATGGCCGTAGTGATGGGCGTGCTGATCATCAGTTTCGGCGTCTGGGGCATTGCTGACATCTTCCGGGGTTTCGGACAGTCGACGCTCGCCAAGGTCGGCCATACCGAAATTTCGACCGAACAATTCCGCCAGCTCTATACCGACCGGCTGCAGCAGATCGGCCGCCAGTTCGGCCGTCCGCTGACGATGGATCAGGCACGTGCCTTCGGCATCGACCGGCAGGTGCTGCAGCAAACCATTGCCGAGGCCGCGCTTGACGAGGAAGCCCGACGGCTGGGGCTAGGACAATCCGACGCCGAGACCATGCGCTTGATCTTCAGCGACCCCAATTTCAAGGGAACCAACGGCGCATTCGATCCGGCCCGCTTCGAGGCCACGATCCGGCAGGCTGGCTTCACCGAACAACGCTATATCGCTGACCAGCGCCGGGTATCGCTGCGGCGTCAGATCGCCGGCACGATCTCCGCCGGTCTCGAACCGCCTAAAGTCATGATCGAGGCGCTGAGCCGCTACCAGAACGAGCAGCGCTCGATCGACTATGTCAAACTTGACGCCGCGCAGGCCGGAACCATCGATCCGCCGTCGCCGGAGACGCTGGCCGGCTATTTCGACGATCACAAGATTCAGTTCCGCGCGCCCGAATATCGCAAAATAGCATTTGTCGCGATTACCCCGGAAGACATCGGCAAATGGTCAGAGGTGTCCGACGAGGACGCCAAGAAACTGTTCGAGCAGCGCCGCGACAAGCTTGGCACGCCGGAGAAGCGCGAGGTGTCGCAAATCGTGTTTCCGAACGCCGAAGAAGCCTTGGCGGCGCGCAATCGGATCACATCCGGAACGTCATTCGACGACATCGCGAAAGAGCGCGGCCTCAACGCTTCCGACGTCGACCTCGGCGTGATCACGAAATCCGAGATCATCGACCCCGCGATCGCGGAGGCGGCCTTTACGCTGCCGTCAGGCGATGTGAGCCAGCCGGTGCAGGGCCGGTTCGGCTCCGTCCTGGTCAAGATCGGCAAGATAGAGCCCGGTGTCGAACCCGCATATGAGAGCTTCGCCGCGAACCTGAAGAAAGAGATCGCGATCGAACGCGCGCGGAAATCGGTCGCCGATCTGCGCGACAAGATGGAAGACGAACGCGGCGGTGGCGCAAGCGTCATTGAGGCCGCACAGAAACTGGGGCTCACGGCCGTCACCGTCGACGCGGTCGATCGCTCCGGCCGCCTGCCTAACGGCCAACTCGCAACCAACATTCCCCGCGGCCTCGATGTCGTGTCGCAGGCATTCAACAGCGATGTCGGCGTCGACAACGATGCGATCTCGTTCAACGGCGGCTATGTCTGGTACGACGTTCTGGGCATCACCCCGTCGCGCGAACGCAGCCTCGATGAGGTCAAGGACCAGGTCGAGGCAAAATGGCGTGACGACCAGATTACGAGCCGGCTGCGGACCAAGGCGACCGAAATGGTTCAGAAGCTCGATCAGGGCGGCAACCTTGCGGACGAGGCTAAGGCTGCCGGATTGAAGGTCGAAACCGCCGCCGGATTCAGGCGCGATGCCTCGTTGCCCGGCGTGCCGGCCAGCGCGATCGCGGCGGCCTTCCGCACCGTCAAGGATGGCTCCGGACAAACCCCCGGCGCCGGTGCCGGCGAATGGATCGTGTTCCGGGTGACCGACGTCACCGTGCCGCCGGTCGACCTTGCCTCGGACGACATCAAGAAACTGAAAGAGAGCCTTCGGAGCTCAATGACCGATGAGCAGATCGGGCAATACGTCACGAAACTGGAAACGGAAATCGGCACATCAATCAATCAGGCCGCCTTCGCGCAGGTGACCGGCGCGAATAACTGAGCATGATTGGAAATGAAGGTCGGCGGCCCCTTGCGGAATTCCCCTCGTCCTGCGGAGCAGCCTCTTGGCCGCGTCACGAAAGATGTGACATCCTCGTGGTTCGAGGCGGCGCAAGTGTGCCTCCTCACCACCAAGCCCCGATTTTGAAAGCACGTGATGGACGATCTCAAATCAATCATCGGAAAAGTCGCCACCGGCGCGACACTGTCGCGCGACGAGGCGGCATCCGCCTTTGACAGCATGATGTCCGGCGACGCCACGCCCTCGCAGATGGGCGGATTTCTCATGGCGCTACGCGTGCGCGGCGAAACCGTCGATGAGATCACCGGTGCGGTAGCCGCGGTCCGGGCCAAAATGCTGCGTGTGACGGCTCCCGCCGGGGCCGTCGACGTAGTCGGCACTGGCGGCGACGGCTCCGGCTCGGTCAATGTCTCGACCTGCGCCTCGTTCATCGTCGCGGGCACTGGCGTCCCCGTCGCCAAGCATGGCAATCGCGCGCTTTCGTCGCGCTCCGGCGCCGCCGACGTGCTGTCTTCGCTCGGAGTGAGGATCGACATCACGCCCGAACATGTCGG is part of the Bradyrhizobium erythrophlei genome and encodes:
- the eno gene encoding phosphopyruvate hydratase, which gives rise to MTAIVDIIGREILDSRGNPTVEVDVVLEDGSIGRAAVPSGASTGAHEAVELRDGDKARYLGKGVLKAVDAVNGEIFDALSDMAVEQQVQIDQVMIDLDGTPNKGRLGANAILGVSLACAKAAAESFDMPLYRYIGGTSARTLPVPMMNIINGGVHADNPIDFQEFMIMPVGAPTFAEALRCGSEIFHTLRSELKKAGHNTNVGDEGGFAPNLPSADAALEFVMAAIGKAGYKAGGDVMLALDCAATEFFKDGAYVYGGENKTRSRSEQAKYLSDLASRYPIVSIEDGMSEDDMDGWKELTDLIGSKCQLVGDDLFVTNVTRLADGIKNGRANSILVKVNQIGTLTETLSAVEMAYKAGYTAVMSHRSGETEDSTIADLAVATNCGQIKTGSLARSDRTAKYNQLLRIEQELGTQAKYAGRAALKALA
- the queF gene encoding preQ(1) synthase codes for the protein MSKTPAKASKPKVLQLGRAVEWPHTPEEAQIDRVPNPQRDTNYVVRFTAPEFTSLCPVTGQPDFAHLVIDYVPGQWLLESKSLKLFVASFRNHGAFHEDCTVAIGKRISAEIKPKWLRIGGYWYPRGGIPIDVFWQTGKLPKGMWIPDQGVAPYRGRG
- a CDS encoding MFS transporter, whose product is MRQGGLRPHQQRMPPALNIIALATFAASLSARALDPVLPYVASDFRVSIATAAGFASVFAFTFAIVQPVLGAAADLFGKARLMIGCLVLLGLANVLGAMSTSFSLLFASRILAGIGSGGVFPIALGLTSDLVGPEKRQVAIGRTLAGSMTGNLLGASASGIIGDLLGWRGVLAVLGTLAVVASVAVTSGFRGEALKRTPVKMDLGMLRHGYRTIFTNRNALCFAAVFIEGCCVLGLFPYLAAFLFDVGETSLTIAGIAIAGFAVGGLFYTMTVSRFLPRLGVNGMMISGASLVGLQLVIIAFGPGWKIQTLSLLFMGWGFYMIHGCMQVFASELSVEARATALSLHSFFFFMGQTVGPIAYGFGIQNVGKISTLLTAAAVMVALGLACARLLRPTRAKDAAMLPNVQP
- the kdsA gene encoding 3-deoxy-8-phosphooctulonate synthase; protein product: MNANISAAPVTAAGSVKFGNDLPISIIAGPCQLESRAHALEVASALKEIAERLRIGLVYKTSFDKANRTSVSAARGIGLAQALPIFAEIRSSLGLPVLTDVHEVSQCAEVAQAVDVLQIPAFLCRQTDLLLAAAATGKVVNVKKGQFLAPWDMANVVAKITGAGNPNVLVTERGASFGYNTLVSDMRALPILARTTGAPVVFDATHSVQQPGGKGTSSGGEREFVPVLARAAVAVGVAGVFIETHPDPDHAPSDGPNMVPLREFEGLLRTLMAFDALAKSLEKNAAR
- a CDS encoding VOC family protein, with product MPHGLDHIVHAVRDLDAAAEFYRRAGFTIGARNRHAWGTHNRIVQLKRCYIEILEVAEPEKIVPHGARSFSFGAFNQDFLAHREGFSMLILNSSNAADDARSFEAAGIGGFKVFDFGREGTKPDGTPVKLAFSLAFASDPASPNLRFAVCQHHFPENFWDPAFQTHANGTKAVPGAVMVADNPADHHIFLKAFTGVTDLNSSSIGVKARTENGDIEIMEQVAFRGQFGISPEVAGEGMTLPALRFEVADIAPVEALHRQNEIASQRHAGRLVIPPDFAHGATLIFEPPKQG
- a CDS encoding NIPSNAP family protein, with the translated sequence MIYETRVYRCLPGRLPALMKRFETITLKLWEKHGIRQAGFFTTLVGESNQELTYMLAWESLAEREKKWNAFQSDPDWISARAKTEEDGQIVGNIVNQLLVPTSFSSVK
- a CDS encoding CTP synthase, which translates into the protein MARYIFITGGVVSSLGKGLASAALGALLQARGYKVRLRKLDPYLNLDPGTMSPYQHGEVFVTDDGAETDLDLGHYERFTGRPATKADNITTGRIYQDILTKERRGDYLGATIQVIPHVTNAIKDFILDSNDEFDFVLCEIGGTVGDIEGLPFFEAIRQIKNDLPRDHAIYIHLTLLPFIPSAGELKTKPTQHSVKELRSIGIQPDILLCRTDRPIPKEERRKLGLFCNVRESAVIEARDVDNIYAVPEAYHAAGLDDEVLAAFGVVPKVPPALQSWHVINERVHNPEGAVTIAIVGKYTGMKDAYKSLIEALSHGGIANKVKVNLDWIESEVFENEDPAPFLEHVNGILVPGGFGQRGAEGKIRAAQFARERNVPYFGICFGMQMAVIEAARNLVGIEEANSTEFGPTREPLVGLMTEWLRGNELEKRTKAGDLGGTMRLGAYPAVLKRGSRVSEVYRGATEISERHRHRYEVNTAYKDRLEQHGLRFSGLSPDGVLPEIVEYEDHPWFIGVQFHPELKSRPFEPHPLFASFVQAAVVQSRLV
- the secG gene encoding preprotein translocase subunit SecG; translated protein: MQTVIIVVHLMIVATLIATVLLQKSEGGGLGVGGGAGFMSSRGTANLLTRTTAVLAVGFFATSLFLSWLASYDRKPSSIIPATQSQPANGATPVAPPTSGGLLDSLKKSDEQQQNQPAPSGPQAPRSQ
- the tpiA gene encoding triose-phosphate isomerase; translation: MTNTIRPLIAGNWKMNGLRSSTAEFEAMLAGAPAVAGRADLLVCPPATLIAAFGEKARGSKILAIGAQDCHPKPSGAHTGDISAEMLADAGASAIIVGHSERRADHGESDVLVRQKAEAVWRAGLTAIVCIGETQHQRDAGQTLDICAGQLKLSLPDRAKADNLVVAYEPVWAIGTGLTPTVADVEQIHAFIRELLVARFRAEGAKTRILYGGSVKPSNAAELMAVANVNGALVGGASLKAADFLAIAGNCS
- a CDS encoding peptidylprolyl isomerase, translating into MLRGMRKASSNWLGKTIMAVVMGVLIISFGVWGIADIFRGFGQSTLAKVGHTEISTEQFRQLYTDRLQQIGRQFGRPLTMDQARAFGIDRQVLQQTIAEAALDEEARRLGLGQSDAETMRLIFSDPNFKGTNGAFDPARFEATIRQAGFTEQRYIADQRRVSLRRQIAGTISAGLEPPKVMIEALSRYQNEQRSIDYVKLDAAQAGTIDPPSPETLAGYFDDHKIQFRAPEYRKIAFVAITPEDIGKWSEVSDEDAKKLFEQRRDKLGTPEKREVSQIVFPNAEEALAARNRITSGTSFDDIAKERGLNASDVDLGVITKSEIIDPAIAEAAFTLPSGDVSQPVQGRFGSVLVKIGKIEPGVEPAYESFAANLKKEIAIERARKSVADLRDKMEDERGGGASVIEAAQKLGLTAVTVDAVDRSGRLPNGQLATNIPRGLDVVSQAFNSDVGVDNDAISFNGGYVWYDVLGITPSRERSLDEVKDQVEAKWRDDQITSRLRTKATEMVQKLDQGGNLADEAKAAGLKVETAAGFRRDASLPGVPASAIAAAFRTVKDGSGQTPGAGAGEWIVFRVTDVTVPPVDLASDDIKKLKESLRSSMTDEQIGQYVTKLETEIGTSINQAAFAQVTGANN